The Nitrososphaerota archaeon genome includes a window with the following:
- a CDS encoding DUF424 family protein has translation MGESRFCVKLITSGDIRMANICDAEILNKTISEGNLVMHISPDYFGEEVVGLDEALKIVEETPILNLAGNNIVSKVIEANFASPRAVREIGCVKFLMVFKFKHTKSQSKKRSRVATPHRER, from the coding sequence TTGGGTGAAAGTAGATTCTGCGTCAAACTTATTACAAGCGGAGACATAAGGATGGCGAATATCTGTGATGCTGAGATTCTGAACAAGACTATAAGTGAAGGTAATCTTGTTATGCACATTTCACCCGACTACTTTGGAGAAGAGGTTGTGGGTCTAGATGAAGCGCTTAAGATAGTTGAGGAGACGCCGATACTGAACCTAGCTGGCAACAACATCGTAAGCAAGGTTATTGAAGCAAACTTTGCATCGCCAAGAGCAGTAAGAGAAATAGGTTGCGTCAAGTTCCTTATGGTTTTCAAATTTAAGCACACAAAGTCACAGTCGAAGAAGCGTAGTAGAGTTGCTACTCCGCATAGAGAACGCTAA